The Solibacillus sp. FSL W7-1464 genome contains a region encoding:
- a CDS encoding IS4 family transposase yields the protein MDKFTRKTSFEQWFSPITSTKLEELVEFYQLNYYTKKLHVVSFLKLLLFAQLNETESLRAVSDTLFSDDLQKATDLESISFSQLGRRLNQVPTDVFQQVFLDLVAQIHEKSHFEQRRKVTTPLKIIDSSTLPLNLNNHKWAEFRKTKSGIKLHLRLVYLEKGCSYPDKAVLTNAKEHDRGQLEVLIDDKECMYVFDRGYLDYERFDRMTDDGYFFVSRLRKNAVTRVIEPFELPENSAVLSDEMILIGTTQNRAENAFRLIKVLDSKGNELHLITNRFDLSADEIAELYKSRWAIELFFKWMKQHLNIKKFYGQSEQAVHNQVYIAMIVYCLNVLAQLHTNSSRTYLQISRYLKAALWKPAKIWIRKIKGNAVP from the coding sequence ATGGATAAGTTTACACGAAAAACATCATTTGAACAATGGTTTTCCCCTATTACCTCGACAAAATTAGAGGAATTGGTTGAATTCTATCAATTAAATTACTATACAAAGAAGTTACACGTCGTTTCATTTCTTAAATTATTGTTGTTTGCGCAGCTGAATGAAACCGAAAGTCTGCGTGCTGTCAGTGATACATTATTTTCAGACGACCTTCAAAAAGCGACGGATTTAGAATCAATTAGCTTTTCACAGTTAGGGCGTCGGTTAAATCAAGTGCCGACAGATGTGTTCCAGCAGGTATTTCTCGATTTAGTCGCACAAATTCATGAGAAATCACATTTTGAACAACGTCGAAAAGTGACGACACCACTCAAAATTATCGACTCGAGTACGTTGCCATTGAATTTGAACAATCACAAATGGGCTGAATTCCGTAAAACAAAGTCGGGAATCAAACTCCATTTACGTCTGGTTTACTTAGAAAAGGGCTGTTCGTATCCTGACAAAGCCGTGCTGACAAACGCAAAAGAACATGATCGAGGCCAATTAGAAGTGCTAATTGACGACAAAGAATGCATGTACGTGTTCGACCGAGGTTACTTAGATTATGAGCGATTCGACCGCATGACAGACGACGGCTATTTCTTTGTCTCACGCTTGCGCAAAAACGCTGTCACACGTGTGATAGAGCCATTTGAGCTACCCGAAAATTCAGCGGTATTATCCGATGAAATGATTCTGATTGGTACGACGCAAAATCGTGCCGAAAATGCCTTTCGTCTCATCAAAGTACTGGATTCAAAGGGAAATGAGCTACATTTGATTACGAATCGTTTTGATTTAAGTGCAGACGAAATCGCTGAGTTGTACAAATCACGCTGGGCCATCGAGCTGTTCTTCAAATGGATGAAACAGCACTTAAACATTAAAAAGTTTTATGGGCAAAGTGAACAAGCTGTGCATAATCAAGTGTATATCGCGATGATCGTCTACTGCTTAAACGTACTGGCTCAGCTCCATACAAATAGTTCACGGACATACTTACAAATCAGTCGGTATTTAAAAGCAGCCCTATGGAAACCAGCGAAAATTTGGATTCGAAAAATCAAAGGAAATGCCGTCCCATAA